A stretch of Cucumis sativus cultivar 9930 chromosome 2, Cucumber_9930_V3, whole genome shotgun sequence DNA encodes these proteins:
- the LOC101221087 gene encoding nifU-like protein 3, chloroplastic isoform X2, whose product MVATFSTRAQPFKSTPIAATLYRSPSHPASPSYLSFFKSSFFRGQFCSRHFLRFNSSCTRIRHLGNVVSPSCVLPLTEENVEKVLDEVRPGLMADGGNVALHEIDGLVVILKLQGACGSCPSSTMTLKMGIETRLRDKIPEILEVEQIMDTETGLELNEENVEKVLSEIRPYLAGTGGGILEVIEIKDYVVKVRLSGPAAGVMTVRVALTQKLREKIPAIAAVQLIE is encoded by the exons ATGGTGGCCACTTTCTCAACTCGAGCTCAACCTTTCAAATCAACTCCAATAGCTGCAACTCTCTATCGTTCACCCTCTCACCCAGCTTCACCTTCCTATTTATCTTTCTTCAAG AGTTCGTTCTTTAGAGGTCAGTTTTGTAGCCGGCACTTTCTTCGCTTCAATTCAAGTTGTACTCGGATACGTCATTTAG GGAATGTGGTATCACCCAGTTGTGTTCTTCCATTGACTGAGGAAAATGTGGAGAAAGTTTTGGATGAAGTAAGGCCAGGGTTGATGGCTGATGGAGGGAATGTTGCTTTGCATGAGATAGATGGGCTTGTTGTGATATTGAAGCTTCAAGGAGCATGTGGTTCTTGTCCAAGCTCAACAATGACGCTCAAAATGGGAATTGAGACAAGACTTAGAGACAAAATTCCTGAAATTTTGGAAGTTGAGCAGATCATGGACACTGAAACAGGACTTGAACTCAACGaggaaaatgttgaaaag GTACTTTCAGAAATTAGACCATACTTAGCAGGAACAGGAGGTGGAATCTTGGAAGTTATTGAGATAAAAGATTATGTGGTTAAGGTGCGGCTGAGCGGACCTGCAGCAGGGGTTATGACAGTTCGAGTTGCTCTCACACAGaagttgagagagaaaatacCAGCCATTGCAGCAGTACAGCTTATAGAGTAG
- the LOC101204154 gene encoding transcription factor bHLH146 produces MVRKMVRKGRRVFSIEPSKVAYTMFERNYVKHLMTSLVKISHQQQQQNFRKLVKFEVDMAMAQSASEFSWGIALKKKLLQRDQQVLGNGNENGFDFSVQTVKKTSQENLGNEEEDHHHEEEEEEEEEMENGLMKLRKIIPGGDNFSIGGNLDEEDDLLKQTESYVKCLELQVNVLRGLVETNTFF; encoded by the coding sequence ATGGTAAGGAAAATGGTGAGGAAAGGAAGAAGGGTATTTTCCATAGAACCAAGCAAAGTTGCATACACCATGTTTGAAAGAAACTATGTGAAACATTTGATGACATCTTTAGTCAAAATTTctcatcaacaacaacaacaaaattttcgGAAACTTGTGAAGTTTGAAGTTGACATGGCAATGGCTCAATCAGCAAGTGAATTTAGTTGGGGAATTGCTCTAAAAAAGAAGCTTCTTCAAAGAGATCAACAAGTCCTTGGCAATGGCAATGAAAATGGTTTTGACTTTTCTGTTCAAACAGTGAAGAAAACTTCTCAAGAAAATTtaggaaatgaagaagaagatcatcatcatgaagaagaagaagaagaagaggaagaaatggaaaatgggTTGATGAAGCTGAGGAAAATTATTCCAGGTGGTGATAATTTTAGTATTGGAGGTAATttggatgaagaagatgatttGTTGAAACAAACTGAAAGTTATGTAAAATGTCTTGAGTTGCAAGTCAATGTTCTTAGAGGTTTGGTTGAaacaaacacttttttttaa
- the LOC101221087 gene encoding nifU-like protein 3, chloroplastic isoform X1 gives MVATFSTRAQPFKSTPIAATLYRSPSHPASPSYLSFFKSSFFRGQFCSRHFLRFNSSCTRIRHLGNVVSPSCVLPLTEENVEKVLDEVRPGLMADGGNVALHEIDGLVVILKLQGACGSCPSSTMTLKMGIETRLRDKIPEILEVEQIMDTETGLELNEENVEKNETYQVLSEIRPYLAGTGGGILEVIEIKDYVVKVRLSGPAAGVMTVRVALTQKLREKIPAIAAVQLIE, from the exons ATGGTGGCCACTTTCTCAACTCGAGCTCAACCTTTCAAATCAACTCCAATAGCTGCAACTCTCTATCGTTCACCCTCTCACCCAGCTTCACCTTCCTATTTATCTTTCTTCAAG AGTTCGTTCTTTAGAGGTCAGTTTTGTAGCCGGCACTTTCTTCGCTTCAATTCAAGTTGTACTCGGATACGTCATTTAG GGAATGTGGTATCACCCAGTTGTGTTCTTCCATTGACTGAGGAAAATGTGGAGAAAGTTTTGGATGAAGTAAGGCCAGGGTTGATGGCTGATGGAGGGAATGTTGCTTTGCATGAGATAGATGGGCTTGTTGTGATATTGAAGCTTCAAGGAGCATGTGGTTCTTGTCCAAGCTCAACAATGACGCTCAAAATGGGAATTGAGACAAGACTTAGAGACAAAATTCCTGAAATTTTGGAAGTTGAGCAGATCATGGACACTGAAACAGGACTTGAACTCAACGaggaaaatgttgaaaag AATGAAACATATCAGGTACTTTCAGAAATTAGACCATACTTAGCAGGAACAGGAGGTGGAATCTTGGAAGTTATTGAGATAAAAGATTATGTGGTTAAGGTGCGGCTGAGCGGACCTGCAGCAGGGGTTATGACAGTTCGAGTTGCTCTCACACAGaagttgagagagaaaatacCAGCCATTGCAGCAGTACAGCTTATAGAGTAG
- the HA2 gene encoding plasma membrane ATPase 4 (The RefSeq protein has 1 substitution compared to this genomic sequence) — protein MGNDTALTLEEIKNETVDLEKIPIEEVFEQLKCTREGLSSQEGENRLQIFGPNKLEEKKESKILKFLGFMWNPLSWVMEAAAIMAIALANGGNRGPDWQDFVGIVCLLVINSTISFIEENNAGNAAAALMAGLAPKTKVLRDGKWCEQDASILVPGDVISVKLGDIIPADARLLEGDPLKVDQSALTGESLPVTKNPGDEVFSGSTCKQGEIEAIVIATGVHTFFGKAAHLVDSTNQVGHFQKVLTAIGNFCICSIAIGMLIEILVMYPIQHRAYRDGIDNLLVLLIGGIPIAMPTVLSVTMAIGSHKLSQQGAITKRMTAIEEMAGMDVLCSDKTGTLTLNKLSVDKNLIEVFVKGVDKEHVILLAARASRTENQDAIDAAMVGMLADPKEARAGIREIHFFPFNPVDKRTALTYIDSNGNWHRASKGAPEQILTLCNCKEDFKRKVFSVIDKFAERGLRSLAVSRQEVPEKNKESPGAPWQFVGLLPLFDPPRHDSAETIRRALNLGVNVKMITGDQLAIAKETGRRLGMGTNMYPSSSLLGQHKDESIAGLPVEELIEKADGFAGVFPEHKYEIVKKLQERKHICGMTGDGVNDAPALKKADIGIAVADATDAARGASDIVLTEPGLSVIISAVLTSRAIFQRMKNYTIYAVSITIRIVFGFMLIALIWKFDFSPFMVLIIAILNDGTIMTISKDRVKPSPLPDSWKLKEIFATGIVLGGYLALMTVIFFWLMDGTNFFSDKFGVRSIRHNEDEMMAALYLQVSIVSQALIFVTRSRGRSYAERPGLLLVGAFFIAQLVATLIAVYANWGFAKIKGIGWGWAGVIWLYSIVFYIPLDVMKFAIRYILSGKAWLNLLENKTAFTTKKDYGKEEREAQWALAQRTLHGLQPPESTNIFSEKSSYRELSEIAEQAKRRAEIARLRELNTLKGHVESVVKLKGLDIDTIQQHYTV, from the exons ATGGGAAACGACACCGCTTTAACTCTCGAAGAGATCAAGAATGAAACTGTTGATTTG GAGAAAATCCCCATTGAGGAAGTGTTTGAGCAGCTGAAATGTACAAGAGAAGGTTTAAGTTCTCAAGAAGGGGAGAATCGTCTCCAAATCTTTGGTCCCAACAAGctagaagagaaaaag GAAAGCAAgatcttgaagtttcttggGTTTATGTGGAATCCTCTGTCTTGGGTCATGGAAGCTGCAGCTATCATGGCCATTGCCTTGGCCAACGGTGGCAATCGGGGACCGGATTGGCAGGATTTCGTTGGTATCGTCTGTCTTTTGGTTATCAACTCCACCATTAGTTTCATTGAAGAGAACAATGCTGGTAATGCAGCTGCTGCTCTTATGGCTGGTCTTGCACCTAAAACCAAG GTTCTGAGGGATGGAAAATGGTGTGAACAAGATGCATCAATTCTAGTACCAGGAGATGTGATCAGTGTGAAATTGGGAGATATCATCCCAGCCGATGCTCGTCTTCTCGAAGGTGATCCTTTAAAGGTTGATCAATCTGCCTTGACCGGAGAATCACTTCCCGTGACCAAGAATCCAGGGGATGAAGTTTTCTCTGGTTCCACTTGCAAACAAGGAGAAATCGAGGCTATTGTTATTGCTACTGGTGTGCACACTTTCTTTGGTAAAGCAGCTCATCTTGTTGATAGTACTAACCAAGTTGGACACTTCCAAAAGGTTCTCACTGCCATTGGAAACTTTTGTATTTGCTCCATTGCCATTGGTATGTTGATTGAGATCCTCGTTATGTACCCGATCCAACACCGTGCCTATAGAGATGGTATCGACAACCTTTTGGTTCTCTTGATTGGAGGCATTCCAATTGCTATGCCTACTGTCTTGTCAGTGACTATGGCTATTGGTTCTCACAAGCTGTCTCAACAAGGTGCTATTACCAAGAGAATGACTGCTATCGAAGAAATGGCCGGTATGGACGTACTTTGCAGTGACAAAACTGGAACTCTGACTCTTAACAAGTTGAGTGTTGACAAGAACTTGATTGAGGTGTTTGTCAAGGGTGTTGACAAAGAACATGTCATTCTGCTTGCTGCAAGGGCATCTAGGACTGAAAACCAGGATGCAATTGATGCTGCCATGGTTGGAATGCTCGCTGACCCGAAAGAG GCAAGAGCTGGAATTAGAGAAATTCACTTCTTCCCATTTAATCCTGTGGATAAGAGAACTGCTTTGACTTACATTGATTCTAATGGAAACTGGCACCGTGCTAGCAAAGGTGCTCCTGAACAG ATCTTGACTCTTTGCAACTGCAAAGAGGACTTCAAGAGGAAGGTGTTTTCTGTAATTGACAAGTTTGCCGAGCGTGGACTTCGATCTTTGGCTGTTTCTAGACAG GAAGTGCCTGAAAAGAATAAGGAAAGTCCCGGTGCTCCATGGCAATTTGTTGGTTTGTTGCCCCTTTTCGATCCTCCTAGACACGATAGTGCTGAAACCATCCGCAGGGCTCTCAACTTGGGTGTGAATGTCAAGATGATTACTG GTGATCAACTTGCTATTGCAAAGGAAACCGGTCGAAGACTTGGAATGGGAACGAACATGTATCCATCTTCTTCCTTACTCGGTCAGCACAAGGACGAAAGCATTGCTGGCCTTCCAGTTGAGGAGTTGATTGAGAAGGCTGATGGATTTGCTGGAGTGTTTCCAG AACACAAATACGAAATCGTAAAGAAGTTGCAAGAAAGAAAGCACATTTGTGGAATGACTGGAGATGGTGTGAATGATGCTCCTGCTTTGAAGAAGGCAGACATTGGTATTGCTGTTGCTGATGCTACTGATGCTGCACGAGGTGCATCTGACATTGTTCTTACCGAGCCTGGTTTGAGCGTTATCATTAGTGCCGTGTTGACCAGCAGAGCAATTTTCCAAAGGATGAAGAACTATACT ATTTATGCAGTCTCCATCACTATTCGTATTGTG TTTGGTTTCATGTTGATTGCTCTCATTTGGAAATTTGATTTCTCTCCCTTCATGGTTTTGATTATTGCTATCTTGAACGATG GTACAATTATGACCATCTCAAAGGACAGGGTGAAGCCATCTCCATTACCTGACAGTTGGAAACTAAAGGAGATTTTCGCAACCGGAATAGTACTTGGTGGGTACTTGGCTTTGATGACGGTTATATTCTTTTGGTTAATGGACggaacaaatttcttttcg GATAAATTCGGTGTTAGATCCATCCGTCATAATGAAGATGAGATGATGGCTGCTTTGTACCTGCAAGTCAGTATTGTCAGCCAGGCTTTGATTTTTGTAACAAGGTCGCGTGGCTGGTCGTACGCTGAGCGACCTGGACTTCTATTGGTCGGCGCTTTCTTCATTGCACAGCTG GTTGCAACCTTGATCGCAGTATATGCGAACTGGGGATTTGCAAAGATCAAGGGAATCGGATGGGGATGGGCCGGTGTCATCTGGCTTTACAGCATTGTTTTCTATATTCCACTCGATGTCATGAAGTTCGCTATTCGATACATATTGAGCGGAAAGGCATGGCTCAACTTGTTAGAAAACAAG ACCGCTTTCACCACCAAGAAAGACTATGGAAAAGAGGAAAGAGAAGCACAATGGGCACTTGCTCAAAGAACATTACATGGACTTCAACCACCCGAGTCGACAAACATCTTCTCCGAAAAGAGCAGCTACAGAGAACTCTCTGAGATCGCCGAGCAAGCTAAGAGACGTGCCGAGATTGCAAG GCTCCGAGAGCTGAACACACTCAAGGGACACGTCGAGTCTGTGGTGAAGTTGAAGGGACTCGACATCGACACCATTCAGCAGCACTACACAGTGTGA
- the LOC101221328 gene encoding uncharacterized protein LOC101221328, whose protein sequence is MSLPSSQLTFLSTAFSFSSFSPPPRTHNLRLLHSSNPLISCKLPPPSHDPKGNENRVANLAIVTLMAGVLTLGSVHDASAAKTGGRVGGQAFRSAAPRPSSPRINNNSRTNIYINPRVAPPLGGYGYGYGVPYYGGGWGWSPFSFFAPSPAVAVGIGGGLDVLFFFILLGTVAAFVRRIFGRREEDDDDY, encoded by the exons ATGTCATTACCTTCCTCCCAACTCACCTTTCTCTCCACcgccttctccttctcctccttCTCCCCCCCTCCACGGACCCACAACCTTCGTCTCCTCCATTCCTCCAATCCCCTCATCTCTTGCAAGCTCCCCCCCCCTTCCCATGATCCAAA GGGAAATGAGAATCGGGTCGCGAACCTTGCGATTGTTACTTTAATGGCTGGGGTTCTGACATTGGGATCGGTTCATGATGCTTCCGCCGCCAAGACTGGCGGTCGAGTCGGCGGCCAGGCCTTCCGTTCGGCGGCTCCTCGGCCCTCTTCCCCGAGAATCAACAATAATTCTAG gacaaatatatacataaatccAAGAGTAGCACCACCATTAGGTGGGTATGGGTATGGATATGGTGTACCATACTATGGTGGTGGATGGGGATGGTCACCATTTTCATTCTTTGCACCTTCCCCAGCAGTTGCTGTTGGCATTGGAGGAGGTCTTGatgttcttttcttcttcatattgCTTGGTACTGTTGCAGCTTTTGTGAGAAGAATCTTTGGAAGAAGGGAAGAAGACGATGATGATTATTAA